One window of Podarcis raffonei isolate rPodRaf1 chromosome 15, rPodRaf1.pri, whole genome shotgun sequence genomic DNA carries:
- the LOC128403139 gene encoding uncharacterized protein LOC128403139, translating to MVHLELSLMAEEINMISCFCDSSKLRKDLGTTRRHNLGAANDWDSLLKELAEYHQHAEEELRQQHWEEIKCAGLSPEERTLKDGALFSLEEILQNLVSLGADLQKAGGPSRLGLAKANSETQTLESKLGRGSVAQKLRATASKIVKQEAMKQWWIHRVLDCYNHLQRWSCPEDVLQVLDNLCYTAAGETVAREVSQSAEQHQVERVMAFLQKSSKEGEILVSFKEMDEAELRKLQALIQTELQAQIEEKLEAKEMDVIQEVAKQTPGSAAAEQLAYFLLTQRHLRQTVLVSEGISRLQKAVPRTPGDQSSTEDLAQEELLVDEEMKGVAQLLKGKKEYEDSMLELQHTARMLQLRERQFQETVQMLKAHSSDKQRLEDARQIASGLQDFRKQKTRELAEQLRTYLLGSQKAKEGTSSNPSPPQSESPPLEKKGKGGKGKEKWVDSQEARLVELEESYQEQILEEKAKLEDQLERGEMKKWSKQKLIREHDETVTFLDKAFRQDVHKLRGRMEKDQRRKYSGQEDGNSLTSEAASLPGQNQPSLAEDRVLSLLAENIKVLKQTELLVSLRTTLLNPRFTALLSDSNGSGGVTSSKLLALLKDVNCQIQKCAAAVGLLDVHRPEYGNSFALHSLFCFQ from the exons ATGGTGCACCTTGAGCTGTCCTTGATGGCTGAGGAAATCAACATGATCTCTTGCTTTTGCGACTCCTCCAAGCTGAGAAAGGACCTG GGAACAACACGAAGGCATAACTTGGGAGCGGCCAACGACTGGGACAGCCTCCTGAAGGAGCTGGCTGAGTATCACCAGCATGCTGAAGAAGAGCTTAGACAGCAGCACTGGGAAGAAATTAAATGTGCCGGGCTCAGCCCCGAGGAAAGAACCCTCAAAGACGGAGCTTTATTCTCTCTGGAAGAAATCCTCCAGAATCTTGTGTCACTGGGTGCCGACCTGCAAAAAGCAGGGGGCCCTTCTAGATTAGGCCTTGCAAAAGCAAACAGT GAAACTCAAACTTTGGAGAGCAAGCTGGGCAGAGGCTCAGTGGCTCAGAAACTGCGAGCCACGGCAAGCAAAATAGTGAAGCAAGAAGCTATGAAGCAATGGTGGATACACAGAGTTCTGGATTGTTACAACCATCTCCAG AGATGGAGCTGTCCGGAAGACGTATTACAGGTTCTGGACAACTTATGCTACACAGCTGCAGGGGAAACGGTAGCCCGTGAGGTGTCCCAGTCAGCTGAGCAACATCAGGTGGAGAGAGTGATGGCCTTTCTCCAAAAGTCCTCTAAGGAAGGCGAAATACTTGTCTCTTTCAAAGAAATGGATGAAGCTGAGCTGAGGAAGCTACAGGCACTGATCCAAACGGAACTGCAGGCACAGATAGAGGAAAAG CTGGAAGCCAAAGAAATGGACGTGATTCAGGAGGTGGCCAAGCAGACCCCAGGCTCCGCTGCTGCTGAACAATTGGCGTATTTTCTCCTGACTCAGAGGCATCTACGGCAAACAGTCCTGGTATCAGAAGGTATCTCAAGGCTTCAAAAAGCAGTCCCCAGAACACCAGGCGATCAGAGCTCCACAGAAGACCTTGCTCAGGAG GAGCTGCTTGTGGATGAAGAGATGAAGGGTGTTGCTCAGCTGCTGAAGGGGAAAAAGGAGTATGAGGACTCCATGTTGGAGCTGCAACACACAGCACGGATGCTGCAGTTGAGGGAGAGGCAATTTCAAGAGACGGTCCAAATGCTGAAGGCTCACTCCTCAGACAAG CAGCGCCTGGAGGATGCTCGCCAGATAGCCAGTGGACTGCAGGACTTCAGGAAGCAGAAAACCAGAGAGCTGGCAGAGCAGCTGAGAACTTACCTGCTGGGCAGCCAGAAGGCAAAAGAGGGAACCTCAAGCAATCCCAGTCCACCCCAG AGTGAAAGTCCTCCTCtagaaaaaaaaggtaaaggaggaaaaggaaaagagaaatgggTGGATTCCCAAGAAGCTAGGTTGGTGGAGCTGGAGGAATCTTACCAGGAGCAAATATTGGAAGAGAAAGCAAAACTGGAGGATCAGCTGGAAAGAGGGGAAATGAAGAAGTGGTCAAAGCAG AAACTGATCAGAGAACATGATGAGACGGTGACCTTCTTGGACAAGGCGTTTCGCCAAGATGTGCACAAGCTCAGAGGGAGGATGGAGAAAGATCAAAGGAGAAAATACTCAGGTCAAGAAGATGGAAATTCGCTGACTTCTGAAGCCGCCTCTTTGCCAGGACAAAACCAACCCAGCCTGGCTGAAGACAGAGTTCTCTCCCTCTTGGCAGAAA ATATCAAGGTCTTGAAGCAAACTGAACTCCTAGTGAGTTTACGAACCACCCTGCTGAATCCTCGGTTCACAGCTCTTCTGTCTG ATAGCAATGGATCTGGTGGTGTGACATCTTCCAAGCTCCTTGCTCTTCTGAAGGATGTGAATTGCCAAATCCAAAAGTGTGCAGCGGCAGTTGGACTGCTGGACGTCCATCGTCCGGAATATGGTAATTCCTTTGCATTGCACTCTCTGTTCTGCTTTCAGTAG